In the Oncorhynchus gorbuscha isolate QuinsamMale2020 ecotype Even-year linkage group LG05, OgorEven_v1.0, whole genome shotgun sequence genome, one interval contains:
- the alkbh2 gene encoding DNA oxidative demethylase ALKBH2 isoform X1, translating into MEMITRKFSHVAEHRASWRLMDTFVSQTRKRYIDGTTDEQREPVLKKCKEEECNQGIVKEDVKEDAYLTEFSQSWQKIEAEGLDCDYALLFPKEEADCLYTQLEEEVVYLTGDKTKIQVFGKVYNVPRKQASCGDAGLTYTYSGVSLQASPWTPTLEYIRDAVTKATGQTFNFVLINRYKDGHDHMGEHRDDERELDPLCPIASVSLGAVRDFVFRHRESRGKQRRRQINPVKLELAHGSLLLMNSPTNTHWYHSLPARKRVLTPRINLTFRRILQDGKK; encoded by the exons ATG GAAATGATTACAAGGAAGTTTTCTCATGTTGCTGAGCACAGAGCAAGTTGGCGGCTGATGGATACATTTGTGAGTCAAACCAGGAAGCGCTATATTGATGGgacaacagatgaacagagagaaccTGTGTTGAAAAAATGTAAAGAGGAAGAATGCAATCAGGGGATTGTAAAGGAGGATGTGAAGGAGGATGCCTATTTGACTGAGTTCTCTCAGTCTTGGCAGAAGATTGAAGCAGAGGGACTGGACTGTGACTATGCTCTACTCTTTCCTAAAGAGGAAGCAGACTGCCTCTACACACAGCTGGAGGAGGAGGTAGTCTACCTCACAG GAGATAAAACAAAGATTCAGGTGTTTGGGAAGGTTTACAATGTCCCCAGAAAGCAGGCGTCTTGTGGGGACGCAGGACTAACCTACACCTATTCTGGAGTGAGTCTTCAGGCTAGCCCATGGACTCCAACCTTGGAGTACATTCGTGATGCTGTTACAAAGGCAACAGGGCAAACCTTCAACTTCGTCCTGATTAACAG GTACAAAGATGGACATGATCACATGGGTGAGCACCGTGATGATGAGCGGGAACTGGACCCCCTCTGTCCCATCGCCTCCGTATCCCTGGGGGCGGTCCGGGACTTTGTTTTCAGACACCGGGAGTCACGGGGAAAACAGCGCCGACGGCAGATCAACCCGGTGAAGCTTGAACTGGCCCACGGAAGCCTGCTCCTCATGAACTCTCCCACAAACACCCACTGGTACCACAGCCTGCCAGCCCGCAAGAGGGTCCTCACACCCCGCATCAACCTTACCTTCAGACGCATCCTCCAAGACGGCAAGAAATGA
- the LOC124036383 gene encoding uracil-DNA glycosylase-like isoform X1 has product MLAMNVPYWRRSPIMFLTAPLTATRVSPTLHFTQYTKVGRVKKLKLSGNGTTESPSSPVCPELLARIAKNKQAALEKLSASNTPDEFGESWRKSLVSEFGKPYFINLMSFVDGERKLNTVYPPPQHVFTWTQMCDIKDVKVVVLGQDPYHGPNQAHGLCFSVQRPIPPPPSLLNMYKELASDIEGFQHPGHGDLTGWAKQGVLLLNAVLTVRAHQANSHKDKGWETFTDAVVQWLSSNREGLVFMLWGAYAQKKGAAIDRKRHHVLPTVHPSPLSAHRGFFGCKHFSKTNELLEKSGKEPIDWKAL; this is encoded by the exons atgcttgcaaTGAATGTACCATATTGGAGACGTTCTCCAATAATGTTTTTAACTGCACCATTAACAGCCACACGTGTTTCACCAACCTTGCATTTTACTCAATATACCAAGGTTGGACGGGTGAAGAAGCTGAAGCTATCAGGCAACGGAACAACGGAGTCACCTTCTTCTCCAGTGTGTCCAGAACTGCTGGCCCGAATCGCCAAAAACAAGCAAGCTGCGTTGGAGAAACTGTCCGCCAGTAACACACCGGATGAATTTGGGGAGAGTTGGAGAAAGAGTTTGGTCTCTGAGTTTGGAAAGCCTTATTTCATAAAC TTGATGTCTTTCGTTGATGGAGAGAGGAAActcaacactgtctacccaccCCCTCAGCATGTTTTCACCTGGACACAGATGTGTGACATCAAAGAT GTCAAGGTTGTCGTCCTCGGTCAGGACCCATATCACGGTCCAAACCAAGCCCATGGATTATGCTTCAGTGTGCAGAGACCTATCCCACCTCCACCCAG CTTGTTGAATATGTACAAAGAATTGGCGTCTGATATAGAGGGCTTCCAGCACCCTGGACATGGAGATTTAACTGGATGGGCTAAACAAG GTGTCTTGCTGCTCAATGCTGTGCTGACCGTCCGAGCTCACCAGGCCaactctcacaaagacaagggcTGGGAAACTTTCACTGATGCTGTGGTGCAGTGGCTCAGCTCCAACCGGGAGGGCCTCGTCTTCATGCTGTGGGGGGCCTATGCTCAGAAGAAGGGAGCAGCTATTGATAGG AAACGTCACCATGTCCTTCCCACTGTACACCCCTCCCCTTTATCTGCTCATCGAGGCTTCTTTGGATGCAAGCACTTTTCCAAGACCAATGAGTTGCTGGAGAAATCAGGGAAGGAGCCCATAGACTGGAAGGCACTTTGA
- the usp30 gene encoding ubiquitin carboxyl-terminal hydrolase 30 isoform X2 — translation MTSCTAVFGPSKIQRSQFKFHYVSSENMPWCRSATSEKLIREFLYSGTIVRNKIMKNWGVIGGIAAAMAAGVYVLWGPITDSKKRKKGMVPGLLNLGNTCFMNSLLQGLAACPSFVKWLEEFTSRKGVSEGEPEKDPKLSTTLLQLLQALSNDNTGEEDVLDAGCLLEVLRLYRWHISSFEEQDAHELFHVLTSSLEEERDRQPKVTHLFDIQSLESLPDIDDKTLSCKSRGPLHPLRSPWKFPHPFHGRLTSNMACKRCEQQSPVRYDSFDSLSLSIPSPQWGWPISLDHCLQHFISSETIKEVECENCTKLQQGTLVNGHVLESQRTTFIKQLKLGKRLTWSNEGTPIKRQEHVQISEYLSMDHYKHRATIQRLQVINCTPKTIKAEDSGEAADKTPPNGKDIEHHNNNKPLSNGTCSSVFLHSPGLNPQVNLTYDYSSSEYHFQLMAVLVHHGDMNSGHFVTYRRCPPSPHSPSPFSSQWLWVSDDSVRKASLQEVLSSNAYLLFYERVRRLRLLLE, via the exons ATGACTTCCTGTACAGCTGTGTTTGGTCCGTCAAAAATCCAAAGATCCCAATTTAAGTTCCACTACGTTAGCTCCGAGAATATGCCGTGGTGCAGATCAGCGACATCTGAAAAGCTTATTCGGGAGTTCCTGTACTCTGGTACCATTGTCAG GAATAAAATTATGAAAAACTGGGGAGTCATTGGTGGAATAGCGGCTGCCATGGCTGCTGGAGTATATGTTCTATGGGGTCCAATTACAGACAGCAAGAAAAGGAAGAAAG GCATGGTACCAGGCCTGCTGAACCTGGGAAACACCTGCTTCATGAACTCTCTGCTCCAGGGCCTGGCAGCCTGCCCTTCCTTCGTCAAGTGGCTGGAGGAGTTCACTAGCCGCAAAGGTGTGTCAGAGGGCGAGCCAGAGAAGGACCCCAAACTTTCCACAACACTCCTGCAGCTTCTCCAAG CACTGTCAAATGACAACACTGGGGAGGAGGATGTGCTGGATGCAGGGTGTCTGCTGGAGGTCCTCAGACTCTACAGGTGGCACATCAGTTCCTTTGAGGAACAG gatgcacatgagctcttCCATGTCCTCACCTCTTCCTTGGAGGAGGAGCGAGACCGACAGCCCAAAGTCACCCACCTCTTTGACATTCAGTCCCTTGAG AGTCTCCCAGATATAGATGATAAGACCTTAAGCTGCAAGAGTCGAG GCCCTCTTCATCCTTTACGAAGTCCTTGGAAGTTTCCACATCCTTTCCATGGCCGCCTAACAAGCAATATGGCTTGCAAGCGTTGCGAACAACAG AGTCCAGTGCGATATGACTCTTTCGACAGCCTCTCCTTATCCATCCCTTCACCGCAATGG GGCTGGCCTATCTCTCTGGATCACTGTCTCCAGCATTTCATCTCTTCAGAGACCATTAAAGAGGTGGAGTGTGAAAACTGCACCAAG CTTCAACAAGGCACCTTGGTGAATGGGCATGTCCTGGAAAGCCAGAGGACAACCTTCATCAAACAGCTTAAACTGGGAAAG AGACTGACATGGTCTAATGAGGGTACGCCCATAAAGAGACAGGAACATGTCCAGATCTCAGAGTACCTGTCTATGGACCACTACAAACACCGCGCAACCATTCAGAGGCTCCAGGTCATCAACTGTACTCCCAAAACCATTAAAGCAGAGGATTCAGGAGAAGCTGCAGATAAGACCCCTCCCAATGGCAAAG ATATAGaacaccataacaacaacaaGCCTCTGTCCAATGGAACCTGTTCGTCTGTCTTTCTCCATTCTCCTGGGTTGAACCCACAGGTCAACCTCACATATGACTACAG CTCCTCAGAATACCACTTTCAACTGATGGCTGTGTTGGTTCACCATGGTGACATGAACTCAGGACACTTTGTCACTTACCGCCGCTGCCCTCCCTCGCCCCACAGCCCCTCTCCATTCAGCTCCCAGTGGCTGTGGGTTTCAGATGACTCTGTACGCAAGGCTAGTCTGCAGGAGGTGCTGTCCTCCAACGCCTACCTACTCTTTTATGAGCGGGTGAGACGGCTCCGTCTACTGTTGGAGTAG
- the usp30 gene encoding ubiquitin carboxyl-terminal hydrolase 30 isoform X3 has protein sequence MKNWGVIGGIAAAMAAGVYVLWGPITDSKKRKKGMVPGLLNLGNTCFMNSLLQGLAACPSFVKWLEEFTSRKGVSEGEPEKDPKLSTTLLQLLQALSNDNTGEEDVLDAGCLLEVLRLYRWHISSFEEQDAHELFHVLTSSLEEERDRQPKVTHLFDIQSLESLPDIDDKTLSCKSRGPLHPLRSPWKFPHPFHGRLTSNMACKRCEQQSPVRYDSFDSLSLSIPSPQWGWPISLDHCLQHFISSETIKEVECENCTKLQQGTLVNGHVLESQRTTFIKQLKLGKLPQCLCIHLQRLTWSNEGTPIKRQEHVQISEYLSMDHYKHRATIQRLQVINCTPKTIKAEDSGEAADKTPPNGKDIEHHNNNKPLSNGTCSSVFLHSPGLNPQVNLTYDYSSSEYHFQLMAVLVHHGDMNSGHFVTYRRCPPSPHSPSPFSSQWLWVSDDSVRKASLQEVLSSNAYLLFYERVRRLRLLLE, from the exons ATGAAAAACTGGGGAGTCATTGGTGGAATAGCGGCTGCCATGGCTGCTGGAGTATATGTTCTATGGGGTCCAATTACAGACAGCAAGAAAAGGAAGAAAG GCATGGTACCAGGCCTGCTGAACCTGGGAAACACCTGCTTCATGAACTCTCTGCTCCAGGGCCTGGCAGCCTGCCCTTCCTTCGTCAAGTGGCTGGAGGAGTTCACTAGCCGCAAAGGTGTGTCAGAGGGCGAGCCAGAGAAGGACCCCAAACTTTCCACAACACTCCTGCAGCTTCTCCAAG CACTGTCAAATGACAACACTGGGGAGGAGGATGTGCTGGATGCAGGGTGTCTGCTGGAGGTCCTCAGACTCTACAGGTGGCACATCAGTTCCTTTGAGGAACAG gatgcacatgagctcttCCATGTCCTCACCTCTTCCTTGGAGGAGGAGCGAGACCGACAGCCCAAAGTCACCCACCTCTTTGACATTCAGTCCCTTGAG AGTCTCCCAGATATAGATGATAAGACCTTAAGCTGCAAGAGTCGAG GCCCTCTTCATCCTTTACGAAGTCCTTGGAAGTTTCCACATCCTTTCCATGGCCGCCTAACAAGCAATATGGCTTGCAAGCGTTGCGAACAACAG AGTCCAGTGCGATATGACTCTTTCGACAGCCTCTCCTTATCCATCCCTTCACCGCAATGG GGCTGGCCTATCTCTCTGGATCACTGTCTCCAGCATTTCATCTCTTCAGAGACCATTAAAGAGGTGGAGTGTGAAAACTGCACCAAG CTTCAACAAGGCACCTTGGTGAATGGGCATGTCCTGGAAAGCCAGAGGACAACCTTCATCAAACAGCTTAAACTGGGAAAG CTCCCACAGTGTCTCTGTATTCACCTGCAGAGACTGACATGGTCTAATGAGGGTACGCCCATAAAGAGACAGGAACATGTCCAGATCTCAGAGTACCTGTCTATGGACCACTACAAACACCGCGCAACCATTCAGAGGCTCCAGGTCATCAACTGTACTCCCAAAACCATTAAAGCAGAGGATTCAGGAGAAGCTGCAGATAAGACCCCTCCCAATGGCAAAG ATATAGaacaccataacaacaacaaGCCTCTGTCCAATGGAACCTGTTCGTCTGTCTTTCTCCATTCTCCTGGGTTGAACCCACAGGTCAACCTCACATATGACTACAG CTCCTCAGAATACCACTTTCAACTGATGGCTGTGTTGGTTCACCATGGTGACATGAACTCAGGACACTTTGTCACTTACCGCCGCTGCCCTCCCTCGCCCCACAGCCCCTCTCCATTCAGCTCCCAGTGGCTGTGGGTTTCAGATGACTCTGTACGCAAGGCTAGTCTGCAGGAGGTGCTGTCCTCCAACGCCTACCTACTCTTTTATGAGCGGGTGAGACGGCTCCGTCTACTGTTGGAGTAG
- the alkbh2 gene encoding DNA oxidative demethylase ALKBH2 isoform X2, giving the protein MITRKFSHVAEHRASWRLMDTFVSQTRKRYIDGTTDEQREPVLKKCKEEECNQGIVKEDVKEDAYLTEFSQSWQKIEAEGLDCDYALLFPKEEADCLYTQLEEEVVYLTGDKTKIQVFGKVYNVPRKQASCGDAGLTYTYSGVSLQASPWTPTLEYIRDAVTKATGQTFNFVLINRYKDGHDHMGEHRDDERELDPLCPIASVSLGAVRDFVFRHRESRGKQRRRQINPVKLELAHGSLLLMNSPTNTHWYHSLPARKRVLTPRINLTFRRILQDGKK; this is encoded by the exons ATGATTACAAGGAAGTTTTCTCATGTTGCTGAGCACAGAGCAAGTTGGCGGCTGATGGATACATTTGTGAGTCAAACCAGGAAGCGCTATATTGATGGgacaacagatgaacagagagaaccTGTGTTGAAAAAATGTAAAGAGGAAGAATGCAATCAGGGGATTGTAAAGGAGGATGTGAAGGAGGATGCCTATTTGACTGAGTTCTCTCAGTCTTGGCAGAAGATTGAAGCAGAGGGACTGGACTGTGACTATGCTCTACTCTTTCCTAAAGAGGAAGCAGACTGCCTCTACACACAGCTGGAGGAGGAGGTAGTCTACCTCACAG GAGATAAAACAAAGATTCAGGTGTTTGGGAAGGTTTACAATGTCCCCAGAAAGCAGGCGTCTTGTGGGGACGCAGGACTAACCTACACCTATTCTGGAGTGAGTCTTCAGGCTAGCCCATGGACTCCAACCTTGGAGTACATTCGTGATGCTGTTACAAAGGCAACAGGGCAAACCTTCAACTTCGTCCTGATTAACAG GTACAAAGATGGACATGATCACATGGGTGAGCACCGTGATGATGAGCGGGAACTGGACCCCCTCTGTCCCATCGCCTCCGTATCCCTGGGGGCGGTCCGGGACTTTGTTTTCAGACACCGGGAGTCACGGGGAAAACAGCGCCGACGGCAGATCAACCCGGTGAAGCTTGAACTGGCCCACGGAAGCCTGCTCCTCATGAACTCTCCCACAAACACCCACTGGTACCACAGCCTGCCAGCCCGCAAGAGGGTCCTCACACCCCGCATCAACCTTACCTTCAGACGCATCCTCCAAGACGGCAAGAAATGA
- the usp30 gene encoding ubiquitin carboxyl-terminal hydrolase 30 isoform X1, which yields MTSCTAVFGPSKIQRSQFKFHYVSSENMPWCRSATSEKLIREFLYSGTIVRNKIMKNWGVIGGIAAAMAAGVYVLWGPITDSKKRKKGMVPGLLNLGNTCFMNSLLQGLAACPSFVKWLEEFTSRKGVSEGEPEKDPKLSTTLLQLLQALSNDNTGEEDVLDAGCLLEVLRLYRWHISSFEEQDAHELFHVLTSSLEEERDRQPKVTHLFDIQSLESLPDIDDKTLSCKSRGPLHPLRSPWKFPHPFHGRLTSNMACKRCEQQSPVRYDSFDSLSLSIPSPQWGWPISLDHCLQHFISSETIKEVECENCTKLQQGTLVNGHVLESQRTTFIKQLKLGKLPQCLCIHLQRLTWSNEGTPIKRQEHVQISEYLSMDHYKHRATIQRLQVINCTPKTIKAEDSGEAADKTPPNGKDIEHHNNNKPLSNGTCSSVFLHSPGLNPQVNLTYDYSSSEYHFQLMAVLVHHGDMNSGHFVTYRRCPPSPHSPSPFSSQWLWVSDDSVRKASLQEVLSSNAYLLFYERVRRLRLLLE from the exons ATGACTTCCTGTACAGCTGTGTTTGGTCCGTCAAAAATCCAAAGATCCCAATTTAAGTTCCACTACGTTAGCTCCGAGAATATGCCGTGGTGCAGATCAGCGACATCTGAAAAGCTTATTCGGGAGTTCCTGTACTCTGGTACCATTGTCAG GAATAAAATTATGAAAAACTGGGGAGTCATTGGTGGAATAGCGGCTGCCATGGCTGCTGGAGTATATGTTCTATGGGGTCCAATTACAGACAGCAAGAAAAGGAAGAAAG GCATGGTACCAGGCCTGCTGAACCTGGGAAACACCTGCTTCATGAACTCTCTGCTCCAGGGCCTGGCAGCCTGCCCTTCCTTCGTCAAGTGGCTGGAGGAGTTCACTAGCCGCAAAGGTGTGTCAGAGGGCGAGCCAGAGAAGGACCCCAAACTTTCCACAACACTCCTGCAGCTTCTCCAAG CACTGTCAAATGACAACACTGGGGAGGAGGATGTGCTGGATGCAGGGTGTCTGCTGGAGGTCCTCAGACTCTACAGGTGGCACATCAGTTCCTTTGAGGAACAG gatgcacatgagctcttCCATGTCCTCACCTCTTCCTTGGAGGAGGAGCGAGACCGACAGCCCAAAGTCACCCACCTCTTTGACATTCAGTCCCTTGAG AGTCTCCCAGATATAGATGATAAGACCTTAAGCTGCAAGAGTCGAG GCCCTCTTCATCCTTTACGAAGTCCTTGGAAGTTTCCACATCCTTTCCATGGCCGCCTAACAAGCAATATGGCTTGCAAGCGTTGCGAACAACAG AGTCCAGTGCGATATGACTCTTTCGACAGCCTCTCCTTATCCATCCCTTCACCGCAATGG GGCTGGCCTATCTCTCTGGATCACTGTCTCCAGCATTTCATCTCTTCAGAGACCATTAAAGAGGTGGAGTGTGAAAACTGCACCAAG CTTCAACAAGGCACCTTGGTGAATGGGCATGTCCTGGAAAGCCAGAGGACAACCTTCATCAAACAGCTTAAACTGGGAAAG CTCCCACAGTGTCTCTGTATTCACCTGCAGAGACTGACATGGTCTAATGAGGGTACGCCCATAAAGAGACAGGAACATGTCCAGATCTCAGAGTACCTGTCTATGGACCACTACAAACACCGCGCAACCATTCAGAGGCTCCAGGTCATCAACTGTACTCCCAAAACCATTAAAGCAGAGGATTCAGGAGAAGCTGCAGATAAGACCCCTCCCAATGGCAAAG ATATAGaacaccataacaacaacaaGCCTCTGTCCAATGGAACCTGTTCGTCTGTCTTTCTCCATTCTCCTGGGTTGAACCCACAGGTCAACCTCACATATGACTACAG CTCCTCAGAATACCACTTTCAACTGATGGCTGTGTTGGTTCACCATGGTGACATGAACTCAGGACACTTTGTCACTTACCGCCGCTGCCCTCCCTCGCCCCACAGCCCCTCTCCATTCAGCTCCCAGTGGCTGTGGGTTTCAGATGACTCTGTACGCAAGGCTAGTCTGCAGGAGGTGCTGTCCTCCAACGCCTACCTACTCTTTTATGAGCGGGTGAGACGGCTCCGTCTACTGTTGGAGTAG
- the LOC124036383 gene encoding uracil-DNA glycosylase-like isoform X2, with protein MIGQKTINYFFPPISKKRASGGEHEREDAQEHVGRVKKLKLSGNGTTESPSSPVCPELLARIAKNKQAALEKLSASNTPDEFGESWRKSLVSEFGKPYFINLMSFVDGERKLNTVYPPPQHVFTWTQMCDIKDVKVVVLGQDPYHGPNQAHGLCFSVQRPIPPPPSLLNMYKELASDIEGFQHPGHGDLTGWAKQGVLLLNAVLTVRAHQANSHKDKGWETFTDAVVQWLSSNREGLVFMLWGAYAQKKGAAIDRKRHHVLPTVHPSPLSAHRGFFGCKHFSKTNELLEKSGKEPIDWKAL; from the exons ATGATAGGGCAGAAAACTATAAATTATTTTTTTCCGCCCATTTCGAAGAAGAGAGCTTCGGGAGGGGAACATGAGAGAGAGGATGCCCAAGAACAT GTTGGACGGGTGAAGAAGCTGAAGCTATCAGGCAACGGAACAACGGAGTCACCTTCTTCTCCAGTGTGTCCAGAACTGCTGGCCCGAATCGCCAAAAACAAGCAAGCTGCGTTGGAGAAACTGTCCGCCAGTAACACACCGGATGAATTTGGGGAGAGTTGGAGAAAGAGTTTGGTCTCTGAGTTTGGAAAGCCTTATTTCATAAAC TTGATGTCTTTCGTTGATGGAGAGAGGAAActcaacactgtctacccaccCCCTCAGCATGTTTTCACCTGGACACAGATGTGTGACATCAAAGAT GTCAAGGTTGTCGTCCTCGGTCAGGACCCATATCACGGTCCAAACCAAGCCCATGGATTATGCTTCAGTGTGCAGAGACCTATCCCACCTCCACCCAG CTTGTTGAATATGTACAAAGAATTGGCGTCTGATATAGAGGGCTTCCAGCACCCTGGACATGGAGATTTAACTGGATGGGCTAAACAAG GTGTCTTGCTGCTCAATGCTGTGCTGACCGTCCGAGCTCACCAGGCCaactctcacaaagacaagggcTGGGAAACTTTCACTGATGCTGTGGTGCAGTGGCTCAGCTCCAACCGGGAGGGCCTCGTCTTCATGCTGTGGGGGGCCTATGCTCAGAAGAAGGGAGCAGCTATTGATAGG AAACGTCACCATGTCCTTCCCACTGTACACCCCTCCCCTTTATCTGCTCATCGAGGCTTCTTTGGATGCAAGCACTTTTCCAAGACCAATGAGTTGCTGGAGAAATCAGGGAAGGAGCCCATAGACTGGAAGGCACTTTGA